The sequence below is a genomic window from Oscillospiraceae bacterium.
GGGAGGCGGAGGCTGCGGTGCGCGCCGCCGCAGCGCTGGGGATCACCCCCTTTTTTATGGGCAACGGCACCAACCTGCTGGTATCCGACTCCGGCTGGGAGGGCTTCGTCATTAAGACCTTCGACGGCCTGGACGGGCTGTGCGCGGAGGGGGAGGCGCTCATCGCGGGCAGCGGGGTGCTGCTGTCCCGGCTGGCCAACTTCGCCCTGGAGCGCGGCCTCACCGGCCTGGAGTTCGCCCACGGCATCCCCGGCAGCCTGGGGGGCGCGGTGACCATGGACGCGGGGGCCTACGGCGGCGAAATGCGCCAGGTGGTGGCCGAGACGGAGTATCTGGACGCGGACGGGAGCCGCGGGGTGCTGCGGGGGGAGGAGCATGCCTTCGGCTACCGCCGCAGCGCCTTTTCTGGCGGCAGCCGCCTGATCCTGCGCGCCAGGCTGGAGCTGCGGCCGGGGGACGGCGCCGAAATCAGGGCCCGCATGGACGAGCTGATGGCCAAGCGCAAGTCCAAGCAGCCGCTGGACGTGCCCAGCGCGGGCAGCACCTTCAAGCGGCCCGAGGGCTATTTCGCCGCCGCGCTCATTGAGGAGTGCGGCCTCAAGGGCTTCGCCGTGGGCGGGGCACAGGTGTCGGAGAAGCACGCGGGCTTCGTGGTCAACCGGGGCGGCGCCTCCTGCGCGGACGTGCTGGCGGTGGTGGAGCACGTGCGGGAGACCGTGCTGCGGCGGACGGGCGTGGAGCTGGAGCCGGAGATCAAGCCCCTGGGGTTCGCCCTATAGATTCTGGAAATGTACTGTGAGGTAGTTCAAATGGAATTCGTCCTCATTTCCGGCCTGTCCGGCGCGGGCAAGAGCAAGGCCGCCTCCTTTCTGGAGGACATGGGCTATTACGTCGTGGATAACCTGCCCGCGCCCCTTATCCCCAAGTTCGCCGAGCTGTGCATGGCGGGGCAGGGGAAGTACGACCGGGTGTGCCTGGTCACCGACATCCGGGGCGGGCAGACCTTCGACGGGCTCTTCGAGGCGCTGGACGCGCTGAAAAAGCTGGGCCTGAACTATAAGATCCTCTTTGTGGAGGCCTCGGTGGAGGCCATCATCAAGCGCTACAAGGAGACCCGGCGCATCCACCCCCTGGCCGTGAACGGCCGCTCCCTGGCCGAGACGGTGGAGCAGGAGCGCGCCGCCCTGGCCCCGGTGCGCCAGCGGGCGGAGTACATCGTGGACACCTCGGTGCTCTCCACGGCCAAGCTGCGGGGGGAGATCCTGCGCCTGTTCGGCAGCGGCGGCCCCGCCCAGGATATGACGGTGAACGTGATCTCCTTCGGCTTCAAGTACGGCATCCCCATGGAGGCCGATTTGGTGTTCGACGTGCGCTTTCTGCCCAACCCCTACTACATCGCCGAGCTGCGGACCCAGACCGGGCTGGACGAGCCGGTGGCCTCCTTCGTCTTCGGCTACCAGCAGACCAAGGACTTTATGACCCACCTGGAGAACCTGATGGGCTTCCTGCTGCCCCAGTACGTGGCGGAGGGGAAGACCGTGCTGGTGGTCGGCGTGGGCTGCACCGGGGGGCAGCACCGCTCGGTGGCCGTGACCCGGGCCCTGGCGGATTTCATCAAGCAGAAAGGCTACAACGCGACGGAAAACCACAGGGACATGACGCGCGCCTGAGTGGGAGGTGGAAGGATGAACGTGGAACTGGGCTGGGCCAACGGCCCCAAAATCGTGGCAATCGGCGGCGGCACGGGGCTGTCCACCATGCTGCGCGGCCTCAAGCGCTATACCAAAAACCTGACCGCCATCGTCACCGTGGCCGACGACGGCGGCAGCTCCGGTATGCTCCGGCAGGACCTGGGCATGCCGCCCCCGGGGGACATCCGCCACTGCATGGAGGCCCTGGCCAACGTGGAGCCGGTGATGGAACAGCTGCTGTCCTACCGCTTCCCCGGCGGGTCGGGCAGCCTGACGGGCCAGTCCTTCGGCAATCTGCTGCTGGCCGCCCTCAACGGCATCTCCCCCTCCTTCGACCAGGCCGTGGCCCGCATGAGCGAGGTGTTGGCCATCAGCGGCCGGGTGCTGCCGGTGACCAACGCCAACGTGGAACTGGAGGCCGCCTTTGAAAACGGCACCCACGTGGTGGGGGAGAGCAAAATTTTCCACTTCAAGAAGGAGCAGGACTGCCGCATCCGCAGCGTGCGCCTGCTGCCCGAGCACCCCGCCGCCCTGCCCGAGGCGGTGCGGGCCATCGGGGAGGCGGATTTGGTCCTGCTGGGGCCGGGCAGCCTCTACACCAGCATCATCCCCAACCTGCTGGTGGACGGCATCGTGGAGGCAATTTGCCGCTGCGAGGCGCTCAAGCTGTACATCTGCAATATCATGACCCAGGACGGGGAGACCGAGGGCATGACCGCCTCGGACCACGTGGCGGCGCTTTTGAAGCACGCCGGGCCCGGCCTGGTGGACGTGTGCCTGTGCAACTCCGCCACCGTGCGCCCCGGCCTGGTGGAGCGCTACCGGGAGGAGGACGCGGTTCCCATCACGGTGGACGCTGAGAATATCCGCGCCATGGGGGTGGAGCCGGTCACCCGGCCGGTGTCCTCCGAGACCTCCAACTACGCCCGCCACTCGGTGGAGCGGCTCTCCCGCGCGGTAATGGAGATCTACCGGGAGCGGGCGGACACCAGAATCTTTTGACAGGGGGCGCAGGCCATGTCCTTTTCGTCCGAGACCAAGCGCGCGCTGTGCCGGGAGCCCCTCTCACGGCGCTGCTGCGCCCAGGCGGAGGCCTACGGCGTACTGCTCTACTGCAACCGCTTCGACGCCGGTGAAATCCGCATCGTCACGGAATCGCCCGACCTGGCCCGGCGTCTGCCGGGGCTGTTCTGGAAGGCCTTCCACGTGGAGTTCGACCGCCTGCCGCCCCTGGACGCCCCCGCCGGCAAGCGGATTTTTACGGTGGAGGCGCCGGACAAGCTCTGTGCCGTCTGCGCCGTGTTCGGCTATGACCCGGCCCAGAGCCTGGCCCACCACATCAATTACGCCGCGCTGGAGGAGGACCACTGCCGCACGGCCTTCTTCCGTGGGGCCTTTCTGGCGGGGGGGTCGGTGACCGACCCGGCCAAGCGCTACCACCTGGAGCTGGCCACCTCCCACTACAGCGTCAGCCGGGAGATGTCGGCCCTGCTGCTGGACGCGGGCTTCTCCCCCAAGGAGACCACCCGCAAGGCCAATTACGTGACCTATTTCAAGCAGAGCGAGGCCATCGAGGACTTTTTGACCGCCCTGGGCGCCCCCTTGGCCGCCATGCAGATTATGAACGCCAAGGCGGAGCGCAGCCTGCTGGGCAGCATCAACCGCAAGGTCAACTGCGACGCGGCCAACCTGGACAAGACGGTGGAGGCCGCCCAGGAGCAGATTGAGGCCATCGGGCGGCTGGAGGCCCGGGGGGCGCTGGAGGCCCTGCCGGACAAGCTGCGCCAGACCGCCCGGCTGCGGGTGGAGTACCCGGAGCTGACCCTGTCCCAGCTGGCGGAGCTGTGCGACCCGCCGGTGACCAAATCCTGCCTCAACCACCGGCTGCGCAAGCTGATGGAGCTGGGCGCCCGGAATAAGGAGTGTGGACGATGAGACGTACTTACCGAAAGCTGCAAATCTGGTTCGGGCGCTACAAGATCCCCAGTGTGCTGCTGGGGGTGGCTATGCTCCTGGCGGGCGGCGTGCTGGGCTTCCGCTACCCGGCGCCGGGCACCGTGCTGGTGGTCGTGGGGCTGCTGCTGTCCCTGGGCGGGCTGCTGCTGGGCTTCGGCGGCCGCGGCCGCAGGCGGTAGGCGCCCATGAAGCTGAAACGGATTTGGCGCAGCCAGCTCTATATCACCCTCTCCGCCGCCGCCGTGGCGGAGCTGGTCAACGCGTCGCTGATATGGCGGCGCAGCGCGGTGCTGGGCGGCGTGCTGCTGGCCGCCGGCCTGATTGCCGCGGCGGTCAGCCTGGCGCTGGCGGCGCGGGGTCTGCGCTGCCCGGCCTGCGGGCGGGGGATGGCCTGGGCGGTGTGCTCGCCGGACACCGACCCCAGGGCGGAGCGGATTGCCTGTCCCGGGTGCGGGGCGGAGAGTGAGCTTATCTGAGCAAGAGGAGTATGGAAATGGAAATCAAGAAATTATGGCACAGCCTACAGGCGGGCGGGCAGGGGCTTTTTGCCGCGCTGCTGCTGGTTAGCTTCCTGCTGATGAAGCGCGCGCCCTATTTTGCCGCCACGCTGCTGATCGTGGGCG
It includes:
- the murB gene encoding UDP-N-acetylenolpyruvoylglucosamine reductase, giving the protein MDKFSALTKDLNRAAPALELREREPMRGHTSFRVGGPVRLMALPRSEGEAEAAVRAAAALGITPFFMGNGTNLLVSDSGWEGFVIKTFDGLDGLCAEGEALIAGSGVLLSRLANFALERGLTGLEFAHGIPGSLGGAVTMDAGAYGGEMRQVVAETEYLDADGSRGVLRGEEHAFGYRRSAFSGGSRLILRARLELRPGDGAEIRARMDELMAKRKSKQPLDVPSAGSTFKRPEGYFAAALIEECGLKGFAVGGAQVSEKHAGFVVNRGGASCADVLAVVEHVRETVLRRTGVELEPEIKPLGFAL
- the whiA gene encoding putative sporulation transcription regulator WhiA, with protein sequence MSFSSETKRALCREPLSRRCCAQAEAYGVLLYCNRFDAGEIRIVTESPDLARRLPGLFWKAFHVEFDRLPPLDAPAGKRIFTVEAPDKLCAVCAVFGYDPAQSLAHHINYAALEEDHCRTAFFRGAFLAGGSVTDPAKRYHLELATSHYSVSREMSALLLDAGFSPKETTRKANYVTYFKQSEAIEDFLTALGAPLAAMQIMNAKAERSLLGSINRKVNCDAANLDKTVEAAQEQIEAIGRLEARGALEALPDKLRQTARLRVEYPELTLSQLAELCDPPVTKSCLNHRLRKLMELGARNKECGR
- a CDS encoding nucleotide-binding protein, which gives rise to MEFVLISGLSGAGKSKAASFLEDMGYYVVDNLPAPLIPKFAELCMAGQGKYDRVCLVTDIRGGQTFDGLFEALDALKKLGLNYKILFVEASVEAIIKRYKETRRIHPLAVNGRSLAETVEQERAALAPVRQRAEYIVDTSVLSTAKLRGEILRLFGSGGPAQDMTVNVISFGFKYGIPMEADLVFDVRFLPNPYYIAELRTQTGLDEPVASFVFGYQQTKDFMTHLENLMGFLLPQYVAEGKTVLVVGVGCTGGQHRSVAVTRALADFIKQKGYNATENHRDMTRA